In Micrococcales bacterium, the DNA window ACCAAAGGGATCCGCCAGACCAGGCAGGAAAACCGCCGCACCCAGGTCATGGACGCCATTCTGGCCGACGGTTCGGTTCGGATCGAGGACCTGGCTCACCGGTTTGGCATCTCGCTGATGACGATCCACCGTGACCTTGATGACCTTGAAGCCCGGGGTATTCTGCGCAAATCCCGCGGCATTGCCACCGCCCAGGCCACCAGTTTGGTCGAATCGTCTGATGCCTACCGAGCCGGACGCCAGTTGGCGGAAAAGGAGTCCATTGCCAGGGCCTGTGCCGAGCACATTCAGCCCGGTCAGGCCATCTTGCTGGACGATTCAACCACTGTTCGGCACTTAGCCCCGCACCTGGTTGACCGGGTGCCGTTGACTGTCATTACTAACGCCCTGCCGCTGATCATGGCGCTGCGCGAGGTGCGAGACCTGTCTTTGATTGCCCTAGGCGGGTCATACGCCAATTGGTGCGGCGCGTTCATGGGCCGGGTAACGGTTGATGAGGTTACCGGGTTGAGGGCCGACACGGCCGTCATGTCGACCGCCGCCATTGTGGACGACATGTGTTTCCACCAGGAGCACGAGACAGTGGCCGTCAAACGGGCCATGCTGAAATCCGCCGCCAGCAAGATCCTGCTGGTTGATCACACCAAATTCGAGAAGCGAGCCCTTCATGGACTGGTTCCCCTGGCCGAGTTCGACCTGGTCATTGTCGACGGGGGGACCCCGATAGAACACATCACACGACTGCGCGGCCAG includes these proteins:
- a CDS encoding DeoR/GlpR family DNA-binding transcription regulator, translated to MERTSTTKGIRQTRQENRRTQVMDAILADGSVRIEDLAHRFGISLMTIHRDLDDLEARGILRKSRGIATAQATSLVESSDAYRAGRQLAEKESIARACAEHIQPGQAILLDDSTTVRHLAPHLVDRVPLTVITNALPLIMALREVRDLSLIALGGSYANWCGAFMGRVTVDEVTGLRADTAVMSTAAIVDDMCFHQEHETVAVKRAMLKSAASKILLVDHTKFEKRALHGLVPLAEFDLVIVDGGTPIEHITRLRGQGIEVLVASG